The following proteins come from a genomic window of Nodosilinea sp. FACHB-141:
- a CDS encoding heme A synthase, with amino-acid sequence MAANFPSLLSPATAREALWPNANAAPTPVDRIRRLVWKIAVATLALMAVGSATRVMNAGLACPDWPLCYGQLVPQQQMNLQVFLEWFHRLDAALIGLSTLWLVALSLWYRRQVPGWLPWATVGALALIGVQGALGGLTVTQLLRFDIVTAHLGTALLFFSAMLVIACCLLPYRSTGTVGRLPWLSLATLAVVYTQCLLGGLVGSRWAAHQCLGLKELCQVMNSHLLGILPTTAMVLALTWTVWRTPALTYPLRRLGSLVSMLLVLQLVMGIATFRLRLQIEPLTVAHHTLGAALVGTLVCFTVLAWRDRLDPIPSEPRFGTDDTLLASTPSAVEA; translated from the coding sequence ATGGCCGCAAATTTTCCCTCACTTTTATCTCCGGCTACAGCCCGTGAAGCGCTGTGGCCCAATGCTAACGCTGCCCCCACCCCGGTCGATCGCATTCGTCGACTGGTCTGGAAGATTGCCGTGGCCACCCTCGCCCTGATGGCCGTAGGCAGCGCTACCCGGGTGATGAATGCAGGTTTGGCCTGCCCCGACTGGCCCCTATGCTACGGCCAACTGGTGCCCCAGCAGCAGATGAACCTCCAGGTGTTTTTAGAGTGGTTCCACCGGCTTGATGCCGCCCTAATTGGTCTCAGCACCCTGTGGCTGGTTGCTCTCAGCCTATGGTATCGGCGGCAGGTGCCCGGCTGGCTGCCCTGGGCGACGGTAGGCGCACTAGCGCTCATTGGCGTGCAGGGAGCGCTTGGAGGCCTGACGGTAACCCAGCTGCTACGCTTCGACATTGTCACCGCCCACCTGGGTACAGCGCTGCTGTTCTTTAGCGCCATGCTCGTCATTGCCTGCTGTCTGCTGCCCTACCGCAGCACTGGCACGGTGGGCCGCCTGCCCTGGCTGAGCCTAGCAACGTTAGCCGTGGTGTATACCCAATGTTTACTGGGGGGATTAGTAGGGTCACGCTGGGCCGCTCACCAGTGCCTGGGGCTCAAGGAACTGTGCCAGGTGATGAATAGCCATCTGCTGGGCATTTTGCCCACCACTGCTATGGTGCTGGCGCTCACCTGGACGGTGTGGCGGACCCCAGCGCTTACCTATCCCCTGCGGCGGTTGGGCAGCTTGGTTAGCATGCTGCTGGTGCTTCAGCTCGTCATGGGGATTGCCACCTTTCGGCTCCGGCTTCAGATCGAGCCTTTGACCGTAGCCCACCACACCCTGGGAGCAGCGCTAGTCGGCACTCTGGTGTGCTTTACAGTGCTGGCCTGGCGCGATCGCCTCGACCCCATCCCTAGTGAGCCTCGCTTCGGCACTGACGATACACTGCTAGCCTCTACGCCTTCTGCTGTCGAGGCATAA
- a CDS encoding heme o synthase has protein sequence MNQTTTWNAPTRHHETFKAVVQSYVQLTKPRIIPLLLIETAAAMWVASQGEIDPVLLMVTLLSGTLAAASAQTINCVYDRDIDFDMERTRHRPIPSGRIQVRDALVFAGVLAALSFGLQVWVANLLSAGLAMLGIVIYVGVYTLWLKRSSPQNIVIGGAAGAIPPLVGWAAVTGDLPLAAWLFFAIVFIWTPPHFWGLAMLIQDEYAKVNVPMMPVIAGDEATAQQIWYYTLVLVPLTLMMTFPLGATGAVYAAIALMLGGMFIQRAWALLQAPSDRDLAKGLFKFSILYMMLLSAAMVVDSWPVTRAAVASLSQPLEHLVGMLPF, from the coding sequence ATGAATCAGACCACCACATGGAATGCCCCCACTCGGCACCACGAGACCTTTAAGGCCGTTGTGCAGAGCTATGTGCAGCTTACCAAACCCCGCATTATTCCCCTGCTGCTGATTGAGACAGCGGCGGCCATGTGGGTGGCGAGCCAGGGCGAGATCGACCCGGTGCTGCTGATGGTAACTCTGCTGAGCGGCACCCTGGCAGCGGCTTCGGCCCAGACTATCAACTGCGTCTACGATCGCGACATTGATTTCGACATGGAGCGCACTCGCCACCGTCCCATTCCCTCCGGGCGCATTCAGGTGCGCGACGCGCTGGTGTTTGCTGGGGTGCTGGCGGCGCTGTCTTTTGGACTCCAAGTCTGGGTGGCCAACCTGCTCAGCGCTGGGTTAGCCATGCTGGGCATTGTTATCTACGTAGGGGTCTACACCCTATGGCTGAAGCGGTCTTCGCCTCAAAACATCGTGATCGGCGGTGCCGCCGGAGCGATTCCGCCCCTGGTGGGCTGGGCGGCGGTGACGGGCGATCTACCCCTGGCCGCATGGCTGTTCTTTGCGATTGTGTTCATCTGGACGCCACCTCACTTTTGGGGACTGGCCATGCTAATTCAAGATGAATACGCCAAGGTCAACGTGCCCATGATGCCGGTGATCGCTGGCGACGAGGCCACAGCGCAGCAGATCTGGTACTACACCCTGGTGTTGGTGCCCCTGACGCTGATGATGACGTTTCCCTTGGGAGCAACTGGCGCAGTGTATGCGGCGATCGCCCTGATGCTGGGAGGTATGTTTATTCAACGGGCCTGGGCATTGCTGCAAGCACCGAGCGATCGCGACCTAGCTAAGGGACTGTTCAAGTTCTCGATTCTCTACATGATGCTGCTGTCGGCGGCCATGGTGGTCGATAGCTGGCCGGTGACGCGGGCAGCAGTGGCGAGCCTATCGCAGCCTCTAGAGCACCTAGTAGGCATGCTGCCCTTCTAA
- a CDS encoding DUF4231 domain-containing protein — protein MTSLPSEPTDSVPVPESNAASPSLLNSAWERYRVYSQNASKAQERFLAVERLITLLALLVVVLAVVHPIVLRQTPTSENSAELNKQLPLSLLFDQQHVGLGMLNLLLIILPISITALRAFAIKFSRGNSWVILRGNAEALKMEIFYYRTQVKRYQTDRNTELAEKIQQISQRLKGSVVHQRALFPYENQRSARLRLGVVFLAISRLWSLGQRLANYGWEFFFAVKEEAESLPKEPDRTSDLDPEGYIKYRLEEQFDWYRRKARSYDRQHQLLQTSVYIFGGFGTLLAAIGFQSWVAVTATIAASLVNYLEYRRVEVTLMGYNQSADALYDIRTWWYSLSADKQASFNNFEKLVVNTEETIRSEHNSWLQDMQDRLSDLYESEGKKQHSAPHAKVVDAKSAEGLLKEKTDHEALPESKPELLPPYPELPLDADTLPSAH, from the coding sequence GTGACCTCTTTGCCTTCAGAGCCCACCGATTCTGTGCCTGTCCCCGAGAGCAATGCTGCTTCCCCGAGCCTGCTCAACAGCGCTTGGGAAAGGTATCGGGTCTACAGCCAAAATGCTTCTAAGGCTCAGGAGCGGTTTCTTGCCGTCGAGCGCCTGATTACACTTTTGGCGCTTTTGGTTGTGGTTTTGGCGGTGGTCCATCCAATCGTTCTTCGCCAAACACCCACGTCTGAAAACTCAGCAGAACTGAACAAACAGCTGCCTTTGAGCTTACTCTTCGACCAGCAGCATGTTGGGTTAGGGATGCTCAATCTGCTGCTGATTATTCTGCCTATTTCGATCACGGCGCTGCGAGCTTTTGCTATCAAGTTTAGTCGAGGCAATAGCTGGGTAATTTTGCGAGGCAATGCCGAAGCTCTCAAGATGGAAATTTTTTATTACCGCACTCAGGTCAAGCGGTATCAAACCGATCGCAATACAGAACTAGCTGAAAAAATTCAGCAGATTAGCCAAAGGTTGAAGGGCAGCGTTGTGCACCAGCGGGCTCTGTTTCCTTACGAGAACCAAAGATCGGCTCGGCTGCGCTTGGGCGTTGTGTTTTTGGCTATTAGCCGTCTATGGTCTTTGGGGCAGCGGCTGGCCAATTACGGTTGGGAGTTTTTTTTCGCTGTTAAAGAAGAAGCCGAGAGTTTGCCTAAAGAGCCCGATCGCACTTCTGATTTAGACCCCGAGGGCTATATCAAGTACCGCTTAGAGGAGCAGTTTGACTGGTATCGACGCAAGGCTCGCAGCTACGATCGCCAGCACCAGCTTTTGCAAACCAGTGTTTATATTTTTGGTGGCTTTGGCACGCTGCTGGCCGCGATCGGGTTTCAAAGCTGGGTCGCGGTAACGGCGACCATAGCCGCATCTTTGGTCAACTACCTGGAGTATCGCCGGGTAGAGGTTACTCTCATGGGCTATAACCAATCTGCCGATGCGCTCTACGATATTCGCACCTGGTGGTACTCGCTCTCTGCGGACAAGCAAGCAAGCTTTAACAACTTTGAAAAGCTCGTAGTCAATACCGAAGAGACCATTCGCAGTGAGCACAACAGCTGGTTGCAGGATATGCAAGATCGGCTGTCTGACCTCTACGAGTCTGAAGGCAAGAAACAACATTCTGCGCCACATGCCAAGGTGGTAGACGCCAAATCAGCAGAGGGGCTGCTTAAGGAAAAGACAGATCACGAAGCTTTGCCTGAGAGCAAACCAGAGCTATTGCCGCCCTACCCAGAGCTTCCTCTTGATGCAGATACCCTGCCTTCTGCCCATTGA
- a CDS encoding WD40 repeat domain-containing protein, whose amino-acid sequence MPVKAVAEYPAASPIFVLQQLQARSPNSPLAHKAGVNSASFSVDDTQVVTASDDGTARVWDLQSGQSTPLEGHTDSVRSASFSADGTQVVTTSYDGTARVWDLQSGQSTPLEGHTAAVRSASFSADGTQVVTASDDGTARVWDLQSGQSTPLEGHTAAVRSASFSADGTQVVTASDDGTAWVWDLQSEQSTPLEGHTDFVNSASFSADGTQVVTASDDGTARVWDLQSGQSTPLEGHTDSVRSASFSVDGTQVVTTSYDGTARVWDLQSGQSTPLEGHTDLVYSASFSVDGTQVVTASADGTARVWDLQSGQSIPLEGHTDFVNSASFSADGTQVVTASYDGTTRVWDLQSGQSAPLEGHTYWVRNASFSVDGTQVVTASADGTARVWDLQSGQSTPLEGHTAAVRSASFSADDTQVVTASADGTARVWDLQSGQSTPLEGHTYWVRNASFSVDGTQVVTASDDGTARVWDLQSGQSTPLEGHTDSVNSASFSADGTQVVTASDDGTAWVWDLQSGQSTPLEGHTAAVRSASFSVDGTQVVTASDDGTARVWDLQSGQSTPLEGHTDWVNSASFSADGTQVVTASYDGTARVWDLQSGQSTPLEGHIAAVRSASFSADGTQVVTTSYDGTARVWDLQGRQLAIYDGSPAVSPDGQRLATVVDGRVQVHELQTLPELLAWGCQWLHNYLEYGQATDADRALCNLPPRAPDPAALFESSLGRVVGLMPVNWPE is encoded by the coding sequence ATCCCCGTCAAGGCTGTCGCTGAGTACCCCGCCGCTAGCCCTATTTTTGTCTTACAGCAGCTACAAGCTAGATCTCCTAACAGTCCGTTAGCCCATAAGGCTGGGGTCAACAGCGCCAGTTTTAGTGTCGATGACACCCAGGTAGTGACGGCCTCCGACGATGGCACGGCGCGGGTGTGGGACCTGCAAAGCGGACAATCCACTCCCTTAGAGGGGCACACCGATTCGGTCAGAAGCGCCAGTTTTAGCGCCGATGGCACCCAGGTGGTAACAACCTCCTACGATGGCACGGCGCGGGTGTGGGACCTGCAAAGCGGACAATCCACTCCCCTAGAGGGGCACACCGCTGCGGTTAGAAGCGCCAGTTTTAGCGCCGATGGCACCCAGGTGGTGACGGCCTCCGACGATGGCACGGCGCGGGTGTGGGACCTGCAAAGCGGACAATCCACTCCCCTAGAGGGGCACACCGCTGCGGTCAGAAGCGCCAGTTTTAGCGCCGATGGCACCCAGGTGGTGACGGCCTCCGACGATGGCACGGCGTGGGTGTGGGACCTGCAAAGCGAACAATCCACTCCCCTAGAGGGGCACACCGATTTTGTCAACAGCGCCAGTTTTAGCGCCGATGGCACCCAGGTGGTGACGGCCTCCGACGATGGCACGGCGCGGGTGTGGGACCTGCAAAGCGGACAATCCACTCCCCTAGAGGGGCACACCGATTCGGTCAGAAGCGCCAGTTTTAGTGTCGATGGCACCCAGGTGGTAACAACCTCCTACGATGGCACGGCGCGGGTGTGGGACCTGCAAAGCGGACAATCCACTCCCCTTGAGGGGCACACCGATTTGGTCTACAGCGCCAGTTTTAGTGTCGATGGCACCCAGGTGGTGACGGCCTCCGCCGATGGCACGGCGCGGGTGTGGGACCTGCAAAGCGGACAATCCATTCCCCTAGAGGGGCACACCGATTTTGTCAACAGCGCCAGTTTTAGCGCCGATGGCACCCAGGTAGTGACGGCCTCCTACGATGGCACGACGCGGGTGTGGGACCTGCAAAGCGGACAATCCGCTCCCCTAGAGGGGCACACCTATTGGGTCAGAAACGCCAGTTTTAGTGTCGATGGCACCCAGGTAGTGACGGCCTCCGCCGATGGCACGGCGCGGGTGTGGGACCTGCAAAGCGGACAATCCACTCCCCTAGAGGGGCACACCGCTGCGGTTAGAAGCGCCAGTTTTAGCGCCGATGACACCCAGGTAGTGACGGCCTCCGCCGATGGCACGGCGCGGGTGTGGGACCTGCAAAGCGGACAATCCACTCCCCTTGAGGGGCACACCTATTGGGTCAGAAACGCCAGTTTTAGTGTCGATGGCACCCAGGTAGTGACGGCCTCCGACGATGGCACGGCGCGGGTGTGGGACCTGCAAAGCGGACAATCCACTCCCTTAGAGGGGCACACCGATTCGGTCAACAGCGCCAGTTTTAGCGCCGATGGCACCCAGGTGGTGACGGCCTCCGACGATGGCACGGCGTGGGTGTGGGACCTGCAAAGCGGACAATCCACTCCCCTAGAGGGGCACACCGCTGCGGTCAGAAGCGCCAGTTTTAGTGTCGATGGCACCCAGGTGGTGACGGCCTCCGACGATGGCACGGCGCGGGTGTGGGACCTGCAAAGCGGACAATCCACTCCCTTAGAGGGGCACACCGATTGGGTCAACAGCGCCAGTTTTAGCGCCGATGGCACCCAGGTGGTGACGGCCTCCTACGATGGCACGGCGCGGGTGTGGGACCTGCAAAGCGGACAATCCACTCCCCTAGAGGGGCACATCGCTGCGGTCAGAAGCGCCAGTTTTAGCGCCGATGGCACCCAAGTGGTAACAACCTCCTACGATGGCACGGCGCGGGTGTGGGATTTACAAGGGCGGCAACTAGCCATTTATGACGGTTCACCCGCCGTTAGCCCCGATGGGCAGCGCTTGGCTACGGTAGTCGATGGTCGAGTGCAGGTACATGAACTCCAAACCCTGCCAGAGCTACTGGCCTGGGGCTGCCAGTGGCTGCACAACTACCTAGAGTACGGCCAAGCCACCGACGCCGATCGCGCCCTCTGCAACCTCCCACCCCGCGCCCCAGACCCCGCGGCCCTCTTCGAGTCATCCCTCGGGCGGGTTGTGGGGCTAATGCCAGTTAATTGGCCAGAGTAA
- a CDS encoding toll/interleukin-1 receptor domain-containing protein has protein sequence MAAFYDAFVSYARADSKAFAIALKEQLRVRGLSQIWLDLDDIPSATDWQGRIDDAIERSHQFVYIISPSAMASPYCKVELERAIAYGKRIIPLLHVGGGDSAAWAAHDPTGCATIRLLNWIWCRDGVDDPAQYLDKLSRALHLCDEKTGAEQPDVKAYVHQHTALLTQALGWDRRHRETRFLLVGRDRQLAETWLHARTLAGAPLPCTPTDLHCEFITESIKNASNLMTQVFLCHSDQDQGVAEQIRRSLLRQGITVWNYRTDIQTSQDYNSVIAQGVEEADNVIFLLSPPSAQSPYCQQELAQALALNKRVIPVLAATVEPELVPEGLRTLQHVDLTDNLQTSDYAADESQLLRQLNTDVAYHTEHKTWLVQALKWQRQQQNPTLLLRGYNLRRAETWLKVARTHRHPPTELHEQFIAESLRQPPNPSLDVFISYSRVDSDFARRLNDALQTQGKRTWFDQESIATGTDFQQEIYRGIESSDVFVFVLSPESINSPFCADEVEYAQGLNKRMVPVLHRAIDVADLHPVLAKLQWLDFREHDGDFQANFAGLLRTLDTDREHLETHTRLLVRSGEWDRRGRDESLLLRGKDLETAEHWLATNAKVEPQPTGLQQEYIRAARARQEAEEAAEKKLRRGALTGAIAAFAGILVAAISGGGAWYLQSKASQETSQARWNLASATQQELSANRKTYLAEISTGNAKKQADQAQRDKEQAEAKAEDAETRAREADRKVENAAERAREADRKAQEVEAKVREAEAKAQYAEARTREADTKTAEAEKKQHLAQIGTRLEQAGTFALGRFEFNQIEALLRAIKAGRELQAALTKLASPSRLSLSTPPLALFLSYSSYKLDLLTVR, from the coding sequence ATGGCTGCTTTTTACGATGCGTTTGTCTCCTACGCACGGGCTGATAGCAAAGCCTTTGCCATCGCCCTCAAAGAGCAGCTCAGGGTGCGGGGCCTGAGCCAAATCTGGCTCGATTTAGACGACATTCCTTCGGCAACCGACTGGCAGGGGCGCATTGACGACGCCATCGAGCGATCGCACCAGTTTGTCTACATCATTTCGCCCTCGGCGATGGCCTCGCCCTACTGCAAAGTTGAGCTAGAGCGGGCGATCGCTTACGGCAAGCGCATCATTCCGCTGCTGCACGTGGGCGGGGGCGACAGTGCCGCCTGGGCCGCCCATGACCCTACTGGCTGCGCTACCATTCGCCTGCTGAATTGGATCTGGTGCCGCGACGGGGTCGATGACCCGGCCCAGTACCTCGATAAGCTCAGCCGCGCCCTGCACCTATGCGACGAAAAGACGGGCGCTGAGCAGCCCGATGTAAAAGCCTACGTGCACCAGCACACTGCCCTGCTTACCCAGGCTCTGGGGTGGGATCGCCGCCATCGCGAAACTCGGTTTTTGCTGGTGGGCCGCGATCGCCAACTGGCAGAAACCTGGTTGCACGCCCGCACCCTGGCGGGGGCACCGCTGCCCTGCACCCCCACTGATCTGCACTGCGAATTTATTACCGAGAGCATTAAAAACGCCAGCAACCTGATGACCCAGGTGTTTTTGTGCCACAGCGACCAAGACCAGGGAGTGGCGGAGCAGATTCGGCGATCGCTGCTGCGCCAGGGCATCACGGTGTGGAACTACCGCACCGATATTCAAACCAGCCAAGATTACAACAGCGTTATTGCCCAGGGCGTTGAGGAAGCCGACAACGTAATCTTTTTGCTGTCGCCGCCCTCGGCCCAGTCGCCCTACTGCCAGCAGGAACTGGCCCAGGCCTTGGCGCTTAACAAGCGGGTGATTCCGGTGCTGGCGGCAACGGTGGAGCCGGAGCTGGTGCCGGAGGGGTTGAGAACCCTTCAGCACGTTGACCTGACGGACAACCTCCAGACCAGCGATTATGCGGCGGATGAAAGCCAGTTGCTGAGGCAGCTCAACACCGATGTCGCTTACCACACCGAGCACAAAACCTGGCTGGTGCAGGCGCTGAAGTGGCAGCGGCAGCAGCAAAACCCCACCCTGCTGCTGCGGGGCTACAACCTGCGCCGGGCCGAAACTTGGCTAAAGGTGGCCCGCACCCACCGCCACCCGCCCACCGAGCTGCACGAGCAGTTTATTGCTGAGAGCCTGCGCCAGCCGCCCAACCCCTCGCTGGATGTGTTTATCTCTTACTCGCGGGTGGATTCTGACTTTGCCCGCAGGCTGAATGATGCGCTGCAAACCCAGGGCAAACGCACCTGGTTTGACCAGGAGAGCATCGCCACCGGCACCGATTTTCAGCAGGAGATTTACCGGGGAATTGAAAGCTCAGATGTGTTTGTGTTTGTGCTGTCGCCGGAGTCGATTAACTCGCCCTTTTGTGCCGATGAGGTGGAGTATGCCCAGGGGCTAAATAAGCGCATGGTGCCGGTGCTGCATCGGGCAATCGATGTGGCTGACCTGCACCCGGTGCTGGCCAAGCTGCAATGGCTAGATTTTCGCGAGCATGATGGCGACTTTCAGGCAAATTTTGCTGGGTTGCTGAGGACGCTGGATACGGATCGGGAGCATTTGGAGACTCATACGCGGTTGTTGGTGCGATCGGGCGAGTGGGATCGGCGGGGGCGCGATGAAAGCCTGCTGCTGCGGGGAAAGGATCTGGAAACGGCGGAGCACTGGTTAGCCACCAACGCCAAGGTAGAACCCCAGCCTACGGGTTTGCAGCAAGAATACATTCGTGCGGCTAGAGCCAGGCAAGAGGCTGAAGAGGCGGCTGAGAAAAAGCTGCGCCGAGGTGCCCTGACTGGGGCGATCGCGGCGTTTGCAGGAATTTTAGTCGCAGCGATATCGGGAGGAGGCGCTTGGTATTTGCAAAGTAAGGCATCTCAAGAGACTTCTCAAGCACGGTGGAATTTAGCTAGCGCCACTCAGCAGGAGCTGAGCGCAAACCGAAAAACATATCTGGCAGAAATCTCGACTGGGAATGCAAAGAAACAAGCTGATCAGGCCCAACGAGATAAGGAACAAGCTGAAGCCAAAGCTGAGGATGCCGAAACTCGTGCCAGAGAGGCTGATAGAAAGGTCGAAAATGCAGCAGAGAGAGCTAGAGAGGCCGATAGAAAGGCCCAAGAGGTAGAAGCGAAGGTCAGAGAGGCCGAAGCCAAAGCCCAATATGCAGAAGCGAGAACCAGAGAGGCCGATACCAAAACCGCTGAGGCCGAAAAAAAACAGCACCTGGCCCAAATCGGCACTCGCCTAGAGCAAGCCGGCACCTTCGCTCTAGGCCGCTTTGAGTTTAACCAAATTGAAGCATTACTTAGAGCCATTAAGGCCGGGCGCGAGCTACAAGCAGCTTTAACGAAGCTGGCATCCCCGTCAAGGCTGTCGCTGAGTACCCCGCCGCTAGCCCTATTTTTGTCTTACAGCAGCTACAAGCTAGATCTCCTAACAGTCCGTTAG
- a CDS encoding ABC transporter ATP-binding protein, with product MAAAVTIQNLKKSYGAVEAVRDVSLTIEPGEIFGLLGPNGAGKTTTIRCLCTLTTPDSGTLEVMGVSVVEQPRLVRQYLGYIAQEVALDKVLTGRELLRLQADIYHMPKSVSGPRIDQMIDLLELGDWADKKTGNYSGGLRKRLDLALGLLHQPDLLVLDEPTVGLDIETRSAVWSFLRQLRAAGTTILITSHYLEEVDALADRVAIIDRGRVISAGTPSELKDKIGGDRITLRIREFTSDTEAANARTMLAGLPFVREVIVNSAQGNSLNLVVDRQPDVLLTVQQALKAADLPVFGIAQSRPSLDDVYLAATGRTLMDAELAAVGQRDLKKEKKQAMKGR from the coding sequence ATGGCCGCGGCGGTAACAATTCAAAACTTGAAGAAGTCCTACGGGGCGGTGGAAGCAGTGCGCGATGTGTCGCTCACCATTGAGCCTGGCGAAATTTTTGGCCTGCTAGGGCCCAATGGGGCGGGCAAAACTACCACCATTCGCTGCCTCTGCACCCTGACCACCCCAGACAGCGGCACGCTTGAAGTCATGGGGGTTTCGGTAGTCGAGCAGCCTCGGCTAGTGCGCCAATATCTTGGCTACATCGCCCAGGAGGTTGCCCTTGACAAGGTACTCACCGGACGGGAGCTATTGCGGCTTCAAGCCGATATCTACCACATGCCTAAGAGTGTGTCTGGCCCTCGCATCGACCAGATGATCGACTTGCTAGAGCTAGGTGACTGGGCCGACAAAAAGACCGGCAACTATTCTGGAGGCTTGAGAAAGCGCCTAGATTTAGCTCTAGGGTTGCTGCATCAGCCCGACCTGCTGGTGCTTGATGAGCCCACGGTTGGCCTTGATATTGAGACGCGCTCGGCGGTGTGGAGTTTTTTACGGCAGCTGCGAGCGGCAGGCACCACGATTTTAATCACCAGCCACTACCTTGAAGAGGTCGATGCCCTGGCTGACCGGGTGGCGATTATTGACCGAGGCCGAGTGATTTCGGCCGGCACCCCCAGTGAACTAAAGGATAAGATTGGGGGCGATCGCATCACCCTGCGCATTCGCGAATTTACCTCCGACACTGAGGCCGCCAATGCCCGCACTATGTTGGCTGGGCTGCCCTTTGTGCGCGAGGTGATCGTCAACTCGGCCCAGGGCAACTCTCTCAACTTAGTAGTTGACCGTCAGCCCGATGTGCTGTTGACGGTACAGCAGGCGCTCAAAGCCGCCGATCTGCCTGTGTTTGGCATTGCCCAATCGCGCCCTAGCCTTGACGATGTGTATTTGGCCGCCACAGGCCGCACCTTGATGGATGCGGAGCTGGCTGCCGTCGGCCAGCGCGACCTTAAGAAAGAAAAGAAACAGGCCATGAAGGGACGCTAG
- a CDS encoding ABC transporter permease, with protein MSTTIPTPSPTREAAPSLENSDLKAWKADLIKSQGLVSGAFVQETLAMTRRLFIQLQRRPTTLVAGVIQPLIWLVLFGALFQNVPAGLFGESRNYGQFLGAGIIVFTAFGGALNAGLPVMFDREFGFLNRFLVAPLASRYSIVVASALFIAALSLVQTAAILALSAVLGAGLPSLPGLLLVLFIVMALVLGVTALSLGLTFALPGHIELIGVIFVTNLPLLFSSTALVPLDFMPQWLQVVASLNPLTYAIEPIRYVYLHPAWGLGDTVLQTPFAAVSLGACLAVLVVFCGLSLGLIQPLLRRRIA; from the coding sequence ATGAGCACCACCATTCCCACCCCATCTCCAACTCGCGAGGCTGCCCCCAGCCTTGAGAACTCAGACCTTAAAGCCTGGAAGGCTGACTTGATCAAATCCCAAGGGCTGGTCTCTGGAGCCTTTGTGCAGGAGACCCTAGCCATGACCCGGCGGCTGTTCATTCAGCTTCAGCGTCGCCCGACTACCCTGGTGGCTGGCGTAATTCAGCCGCTGATTTGGCTAGTGCTGTTTGGGGCGCTGTTTCAGAACGTACCGGCTGGGTTGTTTGGCGAAAGTCGCAACTACGGCCAGTTCTTGGGGGCAGGCATCATTGTATTTACCGCCTTTGGGGGTGCGCTCAACGCCGGGCTACCGGTGATGTTTGACCGCGAGTTTGGCTTTTTGAATCGGTTTTTGGTAGCACCCTTAGCCTCGCGCTACTCCATTGTGGTAGCGTCGGCGCTATTTATTGCCGCTCTGAGCCTGGTACAAACGGCGGCAATTTTGGCCCTGAGCGCTGTGCTCGGTGCCGGGTTGCCTAGCCTGCCGGGGTTGCTGCTAGTGCTATTTATTGTCATGGCGCTGGTGCTGGGTGTGACGGCCCTTAGCCTAGGGTTGACCTTTGCGCTACCCGGCCACATTGAGCTGATTGGGGTGATCTTTGTAACCAACCTGCCCCTGCTATTTTCAAGTACGGCTCTGGTACCGCTAGATTTTATGCCTCAATGGCTACAGGTAGTGGCTAGCTTAAACCCACTCACCTACGCCATTGAGCCCATTCGCTATGTCTACCTGCATCCGGCGTGGGGCTTGGGTGACACAGTGCTGCAAACGCCTTTTGCGGCAGTTTCACTAGGGGCTTGTCTGGCGGTTTTGGTGGTTTTCTGCGGTCTGTCGTTAGGGCTAATTCAGCCCCTGCTGCGCCGCCGGATTGCCTAG
- a CDS encoding GUN4 domain-containing protein, producing MDEEGSQAELAARIEALEARVEGFIQQGITERIARMEDALTLVTDVERYQPLQRLLKTGKLREADEETVRVILQEAGTPDREDLTPDAVRLFSCSVLRVVDRLWTTYTGGRFGFSVQLQIYQSVGGTLESALIQDTAILNRLGEQVGWRQDDQWKTIDQARHDLDDPVGCYPIVWWNSPYGAKMVNYFLSRLFTCQL from the coding sequence ATGGATGAAGAAGGGTCGCAAGCTGAACTAGCTGCTCGCATAGAGGCGTTAGAGGCCAGGGTAGAAGGCTTTATTCAGCAAGGGATAACGGAGCGCATCGCTCGCATGGAAGATGCGCTAACCCTTGTAACCGATGTTGAACGCTATCAACCACTTCAGCGGCTGCTTAAAACTGGCAAGCTGAGAGAGGCTGACGAAGAAACCGTGCGGGTAATTTTGCAGGAGGCCGGCACCCCCGATCGCGAAGACCTAACTCCCGATGCCGTGCGCCTGTTTTCGTGCAGCGTGCTGCGGGTAGTAGATCGCCTGTGGACTACCTACACGGGCGGCCGCTTCGGCTTTAGTGTGCAGCTTCAGATTTACCAATCCGTAGGCGGCACCCTTGAATCAGCGTTGATTCAAGACACCGCCATCCTCAACCGCTTGGGCGAACAGGTGGGCTGGCGGCAAGATGACCAGTGGAAGACAATTGACCAGGCCCGCCATGATCTAGATGATCCCGTAGGCTGCTATCCCATCGTCTGGTGGAATTCTCCCTATGGAGCCAAAATGGTCAACTACTTTCTCAGCCGTCTGTTTACCTGCCAGCTATAG